The window AGAAACCTGAACCATGATCTGAGATCCTTTGCTGTGTCATTTAACGCAGAGGCCTTTTTGCCGTTTTTTACCTCCCTGGAAAAGAATTTTAATATCTCCCTCTGGTCCGGATTTAAAACGTTTATTTTCTTTGACATAAAGCGCATCCTTCTTATTGCCCTTTCTGTTGTTGACGGAGAATAACCGCCGAGTGTAAGGGCCCATTGCTCGTATTCTAATAATTTGTTTTCAAGTTCATTATTGTTACTCATGTTTCACCTCCAATGCATGCCTGAAAATGAATGAAACAAGAATGCCTGCGAATAATCCTGCAAGATAGCCTGTTCCTGGTATTCCTGCTATCCTGGCCAGCCCTGTTAAGCCAAGAAGTCCTATAACAGGAAATACAATTTTTGGATTGTCAATACCCTTAAATTTTTCACTCATTCTATCAACCTCAGACTATTTTTATGGCACTCCTCTATGTGCCTTATAATCTCTTTTTTTGTTCCGTCTACTTTGCATTGTATGCATTTGTATATTGTATCATTGTAAGCTGAATTATGCTCTTCAATTTCCAAGTATTTCTCTGCAGTTAAGTATATGTAATACTTATGGCCATTCCAGTGAACTATCATAATTCGCCCTCTTCCTTTAATTCATTATATTTCTGTCTTAACTCGCTTTTAAAATCATATATTTCATTGTCATCCATATCCTCGATTAAATATACGAGTGCGTCTGCCATGCCGTCAAGGTCCTTGTTAAGCCTGTCATAAAATTTTTTATATTTCTCATCAACATCGTATGCTGATATCATGCCGACACCTCGTCATATCTGATTATTTTATTGATTGTAATCTCCACATAGTCGCCTTTTAAGATTTCAAATCTTTCTCTAAAATCAGCAGGGAAAGTTATCCTTCCATTTTGCTCTACTTTTTGAATTATTTTTTTATTTATTACTCTTTCCATATATGGAATAATACATTATAATATA of the Ferroplasma sp. genome contains:
- a CDS encoding AbrB/MazE/SpoVT family DNA-binding domain-containing protein, which gives rise to MERVINKKIIQKVEQNGRITFPADFRERFEILKGDYVEITINKIIRYDEVSA